A stretch of the Macrobrachium nipponense isolate FS-2020 chromosome 23, ASM1510439v2, whole genome shotgun sequence genome encodes the following:
- the LOC135199663 gene encoding LOW QUALITY PROTEIN: proline-rich protein 36-like (The sequence of the model RefSeq protein was modified relative to this genomic sequence to represent the inferred CDS: inserted 2 bases in 1 codon) → MGPLRRVKLTELNAHLVCVLCSGYFVDATTIIECLHTFCKTCIVRYLQTSSFCPICDVQVHKTKPLLSLREDRTLQDVVFKLVPDLFHSEMNRRLRFYKEHPEAGGDKTEQSLRERRHFFHVDDQISLSLEYLPSAPTNTSYSHLHGLKPLKISNGQQEKAKVSEDDKEGSGVKKDEGKKEEEKEEEKMPAKVIHKRYLKCPAAVQISHLEKFIRLKYSLTPQTHKVDIMHGGDCLVGELTLLDVVYMYKWTEDAPLRLMYTVSTVPQTRKRARPNGLCTNAATDPEAPPPKIQKTSQPSLLQEQPAHQLAHSQVHPVPGRDQDTVESSKIGVPEEADCSVDEKTVASETNQISVAIAITTTTSTPCTSSIGIVSSHMAINIPSLPSTILNSGIARLPTPLPSIRRPAYTKTTPANATPRLAVPTKAYTSTENISTVAAVEAVAVTVQMTTPVVTLTSNVGVTFTSNTTTTNTVSTKFVPVAPLPVTGVSKPTINGLADSTISQPIMQPIIPTKPRLGRPPNASRIAAMKTGGPRTGDIRAIRPVAPSKVVNKAQGAVNRTTPVVTASLNVQNRLSNISGSKVGNPKVAIKRLNDVPKVVETSENPSKKLAVSTSNMSAVNLQTPSSSISMPQQSTSVTVMSQPNPATTVTTNTIQVSNAPTIKQSQPLSTEAKTVTEGSQKLGLPNTQQSGPPVSQSSVVSKAQKSPTVQNPRLQGNQVSKPQQTPVMSAVQPTSKNTSPAVGSRSENSTGGGSNNKVSGNMVKSPVPSQSTVRASLSNQGTVSSPSVSVSLSQLSQLSTSTSISTTPLSSQPKMNQGSRILATPSPVRAPNPTSVTLKTPATTASQRSPATTPNRMPFGQAQRSQTSPSPNSATSSPALHRALSNNSCRPPPPAPHRVPASPAPHRAPQSPAPQRPSSSPAPHRAPPSPAPHRAPPSPAPHRAPPSPAPHRAPPSPAPHRAPPSPAPHRAPPSXPAPHRAPPSPAPHRAPPSPAPHRAPPSPAPHRAPPSPAPHRAPPSPAPHRAAQSPAPHRAPPSPASQAPPSPASQTPPSPAAQAPPSPSFQPPLSPATSQAPASPAPTQSSTPQSGQSKSSLVYSKANSQGNLQITSKQSAVPTTAEGKMVSVSSTTSKEMPSMNTNGSIAAGSNTGAKVVSCGKPGVVNKAVNTNAVNSCETKLTNSSDAKVASSDAKVTMKLSPNGKATPKSPGRKKGNGGSSTILSIAQNLANRQLHQQRTVNTTSLTNTVTTNTNSTPQVSVQQPYPSTQNAIVYPSGGLVAPALAAAYMATAYGGDVAMRNLITLSQTAACLREFNLAMVQAAETQAKTNDPAPIDLSPTSKAAPQTPLTNGRSNTISTTSPLSGSSSKLTKSAPTKVTTIDDNSAPTISPPTPEVTITKLPNTPATSVSNNPTVPSSGKNVPGLVKIASSSTNTVSITKRPISANRIAVAKSQANASVRQIPNPSLLRHQSEVRNNNNVSKTTVTTATTTSTKGNTVTMKPQNSPKLNNSGRSVGNSPLKDTGPLPETSSILKIENLTRSLAPAAAAAATAASPSFRFFDNR, encoded by the exons ATGGGTCCTTTAAGAAGGGTCAAGCTGACGGAACTGAACGCTCACCTGGTGTGCGTTCTGTGCTCTGGTTACTTCGTGGATGCCACGACAATAATTGAGTGTCTCCATACTTTCTGTAAGACCTGCATCGTCAGGTACCTTCAGACGTCGTCGTTCTGCCCAATTTGTGATGTGCAG GTACACAAGACAAAGCCACTTTTGTCCTTGAGAGAGGATAGAACACTTCAAGATGTAGTGTTCAAGCTGGTGCCAGACTTGTTTCATTCAGAGATGAACCGGCGCTTACGATTCTACAAAGAACATCCAGAAGCAG GTGGAGATAAGACTGAGCAGTCTCTGCGAGAGAGGCGTCACTTCTTCCACGTTGACGATCAGATCTCCCTTTCGCTCGAGTACCTCCCTTCTGCCCCGACAAATACGTCTTATTCTCATCTTCACGGACTGAAACCGCTGAAGATCAGTAATGGTCAGCAAGAGAAGGCAAAGGTTTCAGAGGATGACAAAGAGGGATCAGGAGTGAAGAAAGATgaagggaagaaggaagaggagaaagaagaggagaaaatgccagcgaag GTAATTCACAAGCGCTACCTGAAGTGTCCAGCTGCTGTGCAAATATCGCATCTAGAAAAGTTCATTAGACTAAAGTATAGTCTGACTCCACAAACACACAAG GTTGACATCATGCATGGTGGCGATTGCTTAGTAGGTGAGCTGACACTTCTGGATGTGGTATATATGTACAAGTGGACGGAAGACGCTCCCCTTCGATTAATGTATACCGTCTCGACTGTCCCTCAGACACGGAAGAGGGCGAGGCCAAATGGTTTGTGCACTAATGCGGCCACAGACCCAGAAGCTCCACCTCCAAAAATCCAAAAGACTTCGcagccatctctgttacaagAGCAACCTGCACATCAGCTTGCTCATTCTCAGGTTCATCCAGTCCCTGGAAGAGATCAAGATACAGTGGAATCGAGCAAGATAGGAGTACCTGAGGAAGCCGATTGCTCAGTAGATGAAAAGACTGTTGCTTCTGAAACCAATCAGATAAGTGTTGCAATTGCTATCACAACTACTACCAGTACACCATGTACTTCAAGTATTGGCATAGTTTCTTCTCATATGGCCATAAATATCCCTAGTCTACCGAGCACTATACTTAACAGCGGTATTGCTCGGTTACCAACCCCTCTTCCAAGTATTCGCCGACCGGCATATACAAAAACAACACCAGCTAATGCAACCCCACGTTTGGCTGTTCCAACAAAAGCTTACACATCCACAGAAAACATATCAACAGTTGCTGCTGTTGAGGCAGTTGCTGTTACTGTCCAGATGACAACCCCAGTTGTTACTCTCACATCCAATGTTGGAGTTACTTTTACAAGCAATACTACTACCACCAATACAGTTAGCACTAAGTTTGTTCCTGTTGCTCCTCTTCCCGTAACAGGTGTATCAAAACCCACAATAAACGGTCTTGCTGATTCTACCATCAGCCAGCCAATAATGCAGCCAATAATTCCTACTAAACCTCGCTTAGGACGTCCTCCAAATGCATCAAGAATTGCAGCGATGAAGACTGGTGGTCCAAGGACTGGGGATATCAGAGCTATCAGACCAGTTGCGCCAAGTAAAGTTGTAAACAAGGCCCAAGGGGCAGTAAACAGAACAACCCCAGTTGTGACAGCCAGTTTGAATGTTCAGAATAGATTAAGTAATATCAGTGGTTCAAAAGTTGGAAATCCTAAAGTAGCAATAAAGAGATTAAATGATGTGCCAAAGGTTGTTGAAACAAGTGAAAACCCAAGTAAGAAATTGGCAGTATCTACAAGTAATATGAGTGCTGTGAACTTACAGACACCAAGTTCAAGTATTTCAATGCCTCAGCAATCTACCAGTGTTACAGTAATGTCACAACCAAATCCAGCAACTACTGTTACTACAAATACAATTCAGGTTTCTAATGCTCCAACCATTAAGCAATCTCAGCCATTAAGCACAGAAGCTAAAACAGTTACGGAGGGAAGTCAAAAACTTGGATTACCCAATACTCAACAGTCTGGTCCTCCAGTTTCTCAATCTTCTGTTGTTTCCAAGGCTCAGAAGTCACCAACAGTTCAAAATCCACGTCTTCAAGGAAATCAGGTTTCAAAACCTCAACAAACCCCAGTTATGTCTGCTGTTCAGCCTACTTCAAAAAATACCTCACCAGCTGTGGGGTCTCGTTCTGAGAACAGTACAGGGGGTGGTAGTAACAACAAAGTATCTGGAAATATGGTGAAAAGTCCAGTTCCCAGCCAGTCAACTGTGAGGGCTTCTTTGTCAAATCAAGGAACAGTCTCTTCGCCATCAGTATCAGTCTCACTTTCACAACTCTCTCAGCTGAGCACATCTACTTCAATTAGTACTACACCACTTTCATCACAGCCCAAGATGAACCAAGGATCTCGAATACTAGCAACTCCATCACCTGTAAGAGCACCAAATCCTACATCTGTGACACTAAAAACTCCTGCAACCACAGCATCTCAACGAAGTCCAGCTACAACACCCAATAGAATGCCTTTTGGACAAGCCCAACGGTCACAGACAAGTCCATCTCCTAACAGTGCCACTTCTAGCCCCGCACTTCACAGGGCTCTTTCAAATAATTCATGCCGGCCACCTCCTCCTGCACCTCACAGGGTACCAGCTAGCCCAGCACCACACCGAGCGCCTCAGAGTCCAGCACCTCAAAGGCCATCCTCAAGCCCAGCTCCACACCGAGCTCCACCAAGCCCAGCTCCACACCGAGCCCCACCAAGTCCAGCTCCACACCGAGCCCCACCAAGCCCAGCTCCACACCGAGCCCCACCTAGCCCAGCTCCACACCGAGCACCACCAAGCCCAGCTCCACACCGAGCACCACCAAG CCCAGCTCCACATCGGGCTCCACCAAGCCCAGCTCCACATCGGGCTCCACCAAGCCCAGCTCCACATCGGGCTCCACCAAGCCCAGCTCCACATCGGGCTCCACCAAGCCCAGCTCCACATCGGGCTCCACCAAGCCCAGCTCCTCACAGAGCTGCTCAAAGTCCAGCTCCTCATAGGGCACCTCCTAGCCCTGCTTCTCAAGCACCGCCAAGCCCAGCTTCTCAAACACCACCAAGTCCAGCTGCTCAAGCACCACCAAGCCCTTCATTCCAGCCACCTCTAAGTCCGGCAACATCACAAGCACCTGCTAGTCCAGCTCCTACTCAGAGTTCTACACCCCAGTCTGGGCAATCCAAATCTAGTCTTGTATATTCTAAAGCCAATAGCCAAGGAAATTTACAAATCACTTCCAAGCAGTCAGCTGTTCCAACTACAGCAGAAGGAAAGATGGTTTCTGTATCAAGCACAACTTCTAAGGAAATGCCATCCATGAACACCAATGGCTCCATAGCAGCTGGAAGTAATACTGGAGCCAAAGTTGTTAGTTGTGGTAAGCCTGGCGTAGTAAACAAAGCAGTCAATACAAATGCAGTTAATAGTTGTGAAACTAAATTGACAAACAGTTCTGATGCCAAAGTTGCTAGTAGTGATGCCAAAGTAACAATGAAATTATCTCCAAATGGTAAAGCAACTCCAAAGTCTCCAGGACGCAAGAAAGGAAATGGCGGTAGTTCAACTATATTAAGCATTGCGCAGAATTTGGCAAATCGTCAGCTTCACCAGCAAAGAACAGTAAATACTACATCTCTTACAAATACTGTTACTACCAATACAAATTCAACACCCCAGGTTAGTGTTCAGCAGCCATATCCATCAACACAAAATGCTATTGTGTATCCAAGTGGTGGACTAGTTGCACCGGCATTAGCTGCTGCATACATGGCAACTGCTTACGGTGGAGATGTAGCCATGAGAAATCTCATAACACTGAGTCAGACTGCAGCATGTTTGCGTGAATTTAACTTGGCTATGGTTCAGGCTGCAGAAACTCAAGCCAAGACCAATGATCCAGCCCCCATTGATCTTTCACCAACTTCAAAAGCTGCCCCACAGACTCCGCTAACCAATGGCCGTAGCAACACTATTTCTACCACTTCACCACTATCAGGGAGCAGTAGCAAGTTGACGAAGTCTGCACCAACAAAAGTCACCACCATTGATGATAATAGTGCTCCAACAATATCTCCTCCAACACCTGAAGTTACCATTACCAAACTACCAAATACACCAGCTACTTCAGTGTCAAATAATCCCACTGTCCCATCATCAGGTAAAAATGTGCCTGGTTTGGTGAAGATTGCATCTTCTAGTACCAACACAGTATCTATTACAAAACGCCCTATATCTGCAAACCGTATTGCCGTGGCCAAGTCGCAAGCAAATGCATCAGTTCGCCAAATTCCAAATCCATCTCTCTTGAGGCACCAGTCTGAGGTGCGAAATAACAATAACGTGAGCAAGACGACTGTAACAACTGCCACGACTACCAGTACTAAGGGCAACACTGTTACTATGAAGCCTCAAAATTCCCCAAAGCTGAACAACAGTGGTCGCTCGGTGGGAAACTCACCCCTGAAGGACACTGGCCCTTTGCCCGAAACATCCTCCATTCTGAAGATTGAGAATCTGACACGGTCTCTTGCCccagcagctgctgctgctgccacggCTGCTTCCCCATCGTTCCGTTTCTTTGACAACAGATAG